From the Lolium rigidum isolate FL_2022 chromosome 2, APGP_CSIRO_Lrig_0.1, whole genome shotgun sequence genome, one window contains:
- the LOC124688749 gene encoding uncharacterized protein LOC124688749, protein MEVAISAVTGELVSRFISFLMNKYSSSLSHAQSVEEKMVVDRLQHLLMRASTIIEEADTRYITNSGMLMQLKMLSEAMYRGHRMLDQSRYRALQDGAGFSEVSSNDLFSSSLYSAKRSRGATHKAAHLESHGALESLEIAFANMKEFVVLLGGCERMSRRPYDVYLYTDNFMFGRHAEKQELSSFLLHHNNAPGDHAPAILPIIGGAAVGKKTLVAHVCGDERVRSRFSSVLHLNGGNLMRILDHGKTMEEMMLVIIEFSSDIGQDVWEKFHSFATRMHRGSKIIIVSRHRTLARLGSVKPIFLSALSYDELRHLFKMLTFGSVDPAEHPRLVRISDEFAKVLQNMQGSLVAMNVLADLLRRNLDVQFWLHILDKGIRMVKRNISIYGVHPSMLCLHIGQGRPIDITDLALHPLSMTPYTANVSIKKESQSVTFGDLITDPSVRPKGDFTLIAWESRMRPHHSFANFVTSCAEDTNEGNSALPGRKRRGVPF, encoded by the coding sequence ATGGAGGTTGCCATATCTGCAGTTACAGGTGAACTCGTCAGCCGGTTCATCTCCTTCCTGATGAACAAGTACAGCTCCTCCTTGAGCCACGCACAATCAGTGGAGGAGAAGATGGTGGTGGACAGGTTGCAGCACCTCCTGATGAGAGCTAGCACCATCATTGAGGAGGCCGACACGCGATACAtaaccaactccgggatgctgatGCAGCTCAAGATGCTCTCGGAGGCCATGTACCGAGGACACCGCATGCTGGACCAATCAAGGTACCGAGCCCTCCAAGATGGTGCAGGCTTCAGTGAGGTTAGCAGTAACGACTTATTTAGCAGCAGCTTGTATTCAGCCAAGCGTTCTAGAGGAGCAACTCATAAAGCCGCGCACCTCGAGTCACATGGTGCCTTGGAAAGCTTAGAAATTGCTTTTGCTAACATGAAGGAATTTGTTGTGCTTCTGGGTGGATGCGAGCGCATGTCTCGTAGGCCATATGATGTTTATCTTTACACCGATAACTTCATGTTCGGGCGACACGCCGAGAAGCAAGAGCTCTCGAGCTTCTTGCTGCACCACAACAATGCTCCTGGTGATCATGCACCGGCCATCCTTCCGATCATAGGTGGCGCTGCAGTTGGGAAGAAAACTTTGGTTGCACATGTGTGTGGCGACGAAAGAGTTCGCTCGCGCTTCTCCTCTGTTTTGCATTTGAATGGAGGCAACCTTATGAGGATACTTGACCATGGAAAGACCATGGAAGAGATGATGTTGGTAATTATTGAATTCTCTTCTGATATAGGCCAAGATGTCTGGGAAAAGTTCCACTCATTTGCCACGAGAATGCACAGAGGAAGTAAGATCATCATCGTAAGTAGACATAGAACATTAGCCCGACTTGGATCGGTGAAACCTATTTTTCTAAGTGCTCTGTCTTACGACGAGTTGAGGCACCTTTTCAAGATGCTTACATTCGGGAGTGTAGACCCTGCAGAACATCCAAGACTAGTACGAATATCAGATGAATTTGCCAAGGTGTTGCAAAATATGCAAGGTTCACTAGTCGCAATGAATGTGCTAGCAGATTTGTTGAGAAGGAACCTCGATGTTCAATTTTGGCTTCACATATTGGACAAGGGGATAAGAATGGTCAAAAGAAACATCTCCATATATGGTGTGCACCCGAGCATGCTTTGCCTCCATATAGGACAAGGTCGTCCAATCGACATAACAGACCTTGCTTTGCATCCACTTAGCATGACACCTTATACTGCTAATGTTTCAATCAAGAAGGAATCGCAAAGTGTGACATTTGGGGACCTTATAACAGATCCTAGTGTTAGACCGAAAGGAGACTTCACTCTAATTGCATGGGAATCAAGGATGCGCCCTCATCATTCATTTGCTAATTTTGTTACAAGTTGTGCTGAAGATACAAATGAAGGTAATAGTGCCTTACCTGGGAGGAAGCGACGAGGAGTGCCATTCTAA